Within the [Enterobacter] lignolyticus SCF1 genome, the region AGGCGCTGTTCGCTGTTCATCATCTGGCGAATGTTGTCTTCGGCGTGCAGCTGGGTGGATTCCAGACGGGTGGAAACCTCGCGGAGATCCGCCTCCAACGAGGTGTTGATCTCACGCAGGCTGCGCAGTTCGTTGTTCAGCAGCGCGCACTCGTCGCGCCAGTGCTCGTTTTGCGCAAGCTGCTGCTTTACCGCGCTTAGCTCGCCAAAGATATCCCGCTGCTCGGCCAGCAAATCCGCCTGCTGCTGCGCATGACGGTAGCTTGCCGCCAGCCACCCGACCAGCATGGCCGCGAGCGCCACAACGGCATAAATAATGATAGAGATATCCACAACGCCCCCTGCATCAAGGTATTACCCGCACAAAATAGAATTGTGCTGTATAAACGTCCAGTTTGAAAGGAGTTTCCTGCGAGGCGCTACGCAAAAAGAAAAAGGCCGAACGCGTCGGCCTTAATGAGAAAGGGGTCGGTTAGAGCAGGCGACGGGCGGCTTCCACCACGATTTTCACCGCGTGGCTTTCCGTCTGCTTCATGGTTTCCGCGTTCGGAATTTCCTGCTGAGTGCGGTTAACGATAACGCCCGCCACCATACCGGCGCGCAGGCCCTGGCTTGAGCACATGGTCAGCAGCGTTGCGGACTCCATTTCGTAGTTCATGACGCCCATGGACTGCCACTCTTCCATGGAGCCTTTGAAGCGGCTTACCACACGACCAGAGAAGGTGTCATAACGCTCCTGGCCCGGATAGAAGGTATCAGAAGAGGCGGTCACGCCCACGTGGGTAGTTGCGCCAACGGCTTTTGCCGCGTCAACCAGCGCCGTGGTGCAGGTGAAATCAGCAACCGCCGGATATTCCATCGGTGCGAAGTGCAGGCTGGCGCCATCGAGGCGTACAGAGGCCGTAGTCACCAGCACGTCGCCGACATTGATATGTGGCTGAATAGCGCCAGTCGTCCCGACGCGCAGGAAGGTGCGAATGCCCAGCTGCGCCAGTTCTTCTACCGCGATGGACGTGGACGGGCCGCCGATGCCGGTGGAGCAGACAATCACCGGCTTACCGTCAAGCTCGGCGCGCCAGGAGGTAAATTCGCGATGCGATGCCAGTTTTACCGGCTTATCCATCAGCGCGGCGATCTTTTCCACACGCTCAGGATCGCCAGGGACGATAGCGAGCTGGGCCCCTTGTAAATCTTTTTTGGTGAGGCCGAGATGAAAAACATCAGACTTGGACATATAAAACTC harbors:
- the udp gene encoding uridine phosphorylase, whose protein sequence is MSKSDVFHLGLTKKDLQGAQLAIVPGDPERVEKIAALMDKPVKLASHREFTSWRAELDGKPVIVCSTGIGGPSTSIAVEELAQLGIRTFLRVGTTGAIQPHINVGDVLVTTASVRLDGASLHFAPMEYPAVADFTCTTALVDAAKAVGATTHVGVTASSDTFYPGQERYDTFSGRVVSRFKGSMEEWQSMGVMNYEMESATLLTMCSSQGLRAGMVAGVIVNRTQQEIPNAETMKQTESHAVKIVVEAARRLL